A stretch of DNA from Bradyrhizobium algeriense:
CTATACGACGCTGAAGCATCCGATGCTGACGGGCATTAAGCTGTGGGCTGCGGCGCATCTGCTCGCCAACGGCGATCTCGGCTCGATCATCCTGTTCGGCTCGTTTCTCGCATGGGCGGTATATGACCGCATTTCGCTGAAATCTCGTTCCGACGCCGGCGCGCCGCCGATCCCCGTCGGTGGTCCCGGCAACGACCTGATCGCGATCGCGGTCGGCCTCGTCGCCTATCTGGCGCTCGCATTCGCGTTCCATCCGGTCGTGATCGGCGTGCCCGTGGTTGGAGCCTAGCATGTCGGTTCAGTCTGCCATCAAGCGCAAAACTGCGCCGGATATCCGCGCGCGCAAGAACGGCGAGCCGATCGTGATGCTGACGTCCTACCATGCGCATACCGCAGCCCTGGTGGATCGCCACTGCGACGTCATTCTGGTCGGCGATTCCCTGGGCAATGTCATGCACGGTTTCGAGACCACCGTGCCGGTGACGCTCGACATGATGATCCTGCAGGGACATGCGGTGATGCGCGGTTCGAAGCACGCTTTGGTCGTGGTGGATATGCCGTTCGGCTCCTATGAGGCCTCGAAGGAGCAGGCATTTCATTCCGCAGTGCGGATATTGAAGGAAACCCATTGCGGCGCGGTGAAGCTGGAAGGCGGCGCGCGCATGGCGGAAACCGTCGCGTTCCTCGTCGAACGCGGCGTGCCTGTCATGGGCCATATCGGATTGACGCCGCAATCGATCAACACGCTCGGCTCGTTTCGCGCGCAGGGCCGCGACGAAGGCAGTTGGGACCCGATCCTGAGGGACGCCCAGGCGATCTCGGATGCCGGGGCCTTCTCGGTCGTGATCGAGGCGGTTGCCGAGCCGCTGGCGCGAAAGATCACGCAGACCATTGCCATTCCGACCATCGGCATCGGCGCCAGCGCGGCCTGCGACGGCCAGGTGCTGGTGCTGGAGGACATGCTGGGCCTGTCGCCGCGGACGCCGAAATTCGTTCGCCGCTATGGCGATCTCGGCGCCGCGATCGAAGCGGCGATCCAGGGCTATGCCAAAGACGTGCGTTCGCGCGCTTTCCCGGGGCCTGAGCACGTCTACGAGATGAAAAAGAGCTGACGGGCGCGCGCCATGGACTGGTCGCAGCATTCCATTCCGGCGATGCGGCTAGAACCGCGCTTCGGCGATCGTATCATTCCGGCTTTTTGCGAACGGCCTAAAAGCATCCCGGCGATGGTAGCCGATGCGGTTGCTATAAATCCCGATGGCGAAGCGCTGGTCTGCGGCGCCACGCGAATGACATGGCGCGAAGTCGCGCAGCAGTC
This window harbors:
- the panB gene encoding 3-methyl-2-oxobutanoate hydroxymethyltransferase, whose amino-acid sequence is MSVQSAIKRKTAPDIRARKNGEPIVMLTSYHAHTAALVDRHCDVILVGDSLGNVMHGFETTVPVTLDMMILQGHAVMRGSKHALVVVDMPFGSYEASKEQAFHSAVRILKETHCGAVKLEGGARMAETVAFLVERGVPVMGHIGLTPQSINTLGSFRAQGRDEGSWDPILRDAQAISDAGAFSVVIEAVAEPLARKITQTIAIPTIGIGASAACDGQVLVLEDMLGLSPRTPKFVRRYGDLGAAIEAAIQGYAKDVRSRAFPGPEHVYEMKKS